One Pithys albifrons albifrons isolate INPA30051 chromosome 17, PitAlb_v1, whole genome shotgun sequence genomic window carries:
- the ANKRD13A gene encoding ankyrin repeat domain-containing protein 13A, with translation MSAPGSAFPLHVLVWNNDYRRLEQELQDKDVEQQDPRGRTLLHLAVSLGYVESARVLLQHRADVTKENAQGWTVLHEAVSTGDPEMVQMVLQHRDYQQAYMTLEGVPELLQKINETPDFYVEMKWEFTSWVPLLSRVCPSDVCRIWKSGAKLRVDMTLLGFENMAWERGKRSVIFKGGDTGGWAEVLVINHDEKFVITEKFELSQHMKRLILGSMTPNRKGVERRLTSPVISTCLDTKNIAFERTTSGFWVWRTEKAEAVSGYEAKVYMANNVNVVTRIRTEHLTEEEKRRYKAEADRNPLDSFLGTVVHEYGAQSTTKTTECAATNNPTAITLEEYFDPEFDLKGRDIGRPKEVTIRTQKFKATLWMSEKFPLSLTEQVTPIIDLMARTSSHFARLRDFITLDFPPGFPVKIEIPLFHVLNARITFANVNSCRTAEKSSSQVAAGAQCDAGSSFEVDQSVFEIPESYHVQDDGRNIHVPDEDYDIMQFAIQQNLLESGGNKELGVDSNGAVAYSQDFDIHYQRALQESLMTSPGSSHCSPSSEPSSFEKDLQLAMELSVREQEEQEKQRQEKEDAELQQVLQLSLVEK, from the exons ATGAGCGCCCCTGGCAGCGCCTTCCCCCTTCACGTCCTGGTCTGGAACAACGACTACAGgcggctggagcaggagctgcaggacaag GatgtggagcagcaggacccGCGGGGCCGGACCTTGTTGCACTTGGCTGTTTCCCTGGGCTACGTGGAGTCTGCCAGAGTCCTGCTGCAGCACCGGGCAGATGTGACCAAGGAGAACGCCCAGGGATGGACAG TTCTGCACGAGGCTGTGAGCACGGGGGATCCAGAGATGGTCCAGATGGTCCTGCAGCACCGGGACTACCAGCAGGCCTACATGACCCTGGAAGGAGTTCCTGAGTTACTCCAGAAAATTAACGAG acTCCTGACTTTTATGTGGAAATGAAGTGGGAGTTCACTAGCTGGG TGCCCCTGCTCTCCAGGGTGTGCCCCAGCGACGTGTGCCGCATCTGGAAGAGCGGGGCCAAGCTGCGCGTGGACATGACCTTGCTGGGCTTCGAGAATATGGCCTGGGAGAGGGGCAAGAGGAGCGTCATCTTCAAGGGAGGGG ACACTGGGGGCTGGGCAGAGGTCCTTGTGATCAACCACGATGAGAAGTTTGTTATAACAGAGAAGTTTGAGCTTTCCCAGCACATGAAGCGTCTGATCTTGGGCTCGATGACACCGAACAGGAAAGGTGTGGAGAGACGCCTCACATCTCCAGTTATCAGCACGTGCCTTGATACCAAAAACATTGCTTTTGAGAG AACCACATCTGGATTCTGGGTCTGGAggacagaaaaagcagaagctgtCAGTGGTTATGAAGCCAAG GTCTACATGGCAAACAATGTCAATGTGGTCACACGGATCCGAACAGAGCATTTaacagaagaggagaagaggagataCAAAG CTGAAGCTGACAGGAACCCCCTGGACTCATTcctggggacagtggtgcatGAATATGGTGCTCAG AGTACAACCAAGACTACAGAGTGTGCTGCAACTAACAATCCCACTGCTATTACTCTGGAGGAATACTTTGACCCAGAGTTTGATTTGAAAGGCAGAGACATAGGAAGACCAAAGGAAGTCACCATTCGAACACAGAA ATTTAAAGCAACTTTGTGGATGAGTGAAAAGTTCCCCTTGTCTCTTACGGAACAAGTCACTCCCATCATCGACCTGATGGCCAGAACTAGTTCTCATTTTGCCAGACTTAGGGATTTCATCACTCTGGACTTTCCACCAGGATTTCCTGTCAAAATTG AAATCCCCCTGTTTCATGTGCTGAATGCCCGAATTACATTTGCAAATGTCAACAGCTGCCGGACAGCTGAGAAAAGCTCCTCCCAGGTGGCTGCAGGTGCACAGTGTGATGCAG GTTCCAGTTTCGAGGTGGACCAGTCAGTGTTTGAGATCCCAGAGTCCTACCATGTCCAGGACGATGGCAGGAACATCCACGTGCCAGATGAAGATTATGACATCATGCAGTTTGCCATCCAGCAGAATTTGCTAGAATCTGGTGGAAATAAA GAATTGGGAGTGGATTCCAATGGAGCAGTTGCATATTCCCAGGACTTCGATATACACTATCAGAG ggcactgcaggagagCCTTATGACAAGCCCAGGgagctcccactgcagcccctccagTGAACCTTCCAGCTTTGAGAAAGACTTGCAGCTTGCCATGGAATTGTCTGTGCgggagcaggaggaacaggagaAGCAACGTCAGGAAAAGGAAGATGCAGAACTTCAGCAAGTGCTACAGCTTTCTCTTGTGGAAAAATAA
- the C17H12orf76 gene encoding uncharacterized protein C12orf76 homolog — MGLSTLRGWALSPGPAERSRPYAVLQHQNLVLLGSILSALLLTIILMAVCVYRPVRRR; from the exons ATGGGGCTGTCGACGTTGCGGGGCTGGGCGCTGTCCCCGGGCCCGGCGGAGCGCAGCCGGCCCTACGCGGTGCTGCAGCACCAGAACCTGG TTCTGCTGGGCAGCATCCTCAGCGCCCTCCTGCTCACCATCATCCTCATGGCCGTGTGCGTGTACCGACCCGTCCGGCGGCGGTAG
- the LOC139679831 gene encoding sodium-dependent serotonin transporter-like isoform X1 has product MAEQPCPGSPGSPARQGTAPCQGNPPSPAPLSPQTHPRDKWSKKMDFLLSVIGFAVDLGNVWRFPYICYQNGGGAFLIPYTLMAVFGGVPLFYMELALGQFHRTGAIPIWKRICPIFKGIGFAICIIGLYVSFYYNTIIAWALYYFYSSFSGTLPWASCDNPWNTPDCTNYFGSSNVTWTNFSRSPAEEFYTRKVLEIQKSGGLYDIGGIHWQLLLCLFLIFAIVYFSLWKGVKTSGKVVWVTATLPYVVLFILLIRGATLPGAWRGVVFYLRPDWGKLLSTAVWVDAAAQIFFSLGPGFGVLLALASYNHFHNNCYRDALITSAVNCLTSFLSGFVIFTVLGYMAEMRDVEVEDVARDKGPSLLFITYPEAIANMVGSTFFAIIFFLMMITLGLDSTFGGLEAVITAVMDEYPQVLAGRRELFVLGLITVSFLGSLSTLTYGGAYVVKLLEEFGAGCSILAVVLLETIAVSWFYGIQRFSHDVKAMLGFTPGPFWKLCWVAVSPALLAFIVISSLLEQPPLTLFDYQYPEWSTLVGHLIGASSFICIPFYMVYKLVWTPGSLKQRLAVCIRPEKTTRARRAEGLGLAPVL; this is encoded by the exons atggCGGAGCAGCCCTGCCCCGGTTCCCCTGGCAGCCCTGCCCGTCAAGGCACAGCCCCCTGCCAGGGTAACCCCCCCAGCCCCGCACCCCTgagcccccaaacccaccccagggACAAGTGGAGCAAAAAGATGGATTTCCTCCTCTCAGTCATCGGATTCGCCGTCGATCTGGGCAACGTCTGGCGGTTCCCGTACATCTGCTACCAGAATGGAGGGG GAGCCTTCCTCATCCCCTACACGCTGATGGCTGTTTTTGGGGGGGTGCCCCTCTTCTACATGGAGCTGGCCCTGGGGCAGTTCCACAGAACAGGTGCCATCCCCATCTGGAAGCGCATCTGCCCCATTTTTAAAG GCATTGGCTTTGCCATCTGCATCATTGGCCTCTATGTCTCCTTCTACTACAACACCATCATTGCCTGGGCTCTCTACTACTTCTACTCGTCCTTCTCGggcaccctgccctgggcaagCTGTGACAACCCCTGGAACACCCCTGACTGCACCAACTACTTTGGCAGCAGCAACGTGACCTGGACCAACTTCTCCAGGTCCCCTGCTGAGGAGTTCTACAC GAGGAAGGTCCTGGAGATCCAGAAATCTGGGGGTCTGTATGACATAGGGGGGATccactggcagctgctcctctgcctcttcctcATCTTTGCCATCGTCTACTTCAGCCTATGGAAAGGGGTGAAAACCTCTGGGAAG GTGGTGTGGGTGACAGCCACCCTGCCCTATGTGGTCCTCTTCATCCTGCTGATCCGGGGGGCCACCCTGCCTGGAGCCTGGAGAGGAGTTGTCTTCTACCTGCGTCCAGACTGGGGCAAACTCCTGAGCACCGCA GTTTGGGTTGATGCTGCTGCacagattttcttctccttgGGCCCCGGATTTGGAGTCCTCCTTGCTCTGGCCAGTTACAACCATTTCCACAACAACTGCTACCG GGATGCTCTCATCACCAGTGCAGTTAACTGCCTCACCAGCTTCCTCTCAGGCTTCGTCATCTTCACTGTGCTGGGCTACATGGCTGAGATGAGGGACGTGGAGGTGGAGGATGTCGCCAGAGATAAAG GGCCAAGCCTCCTTTTCATCACCTACCCTGAAGCCATTGCCAACATGGTGGGATCCACCTTCTTTGCCATCATCTTCTTCCTAATGATGATCACGCTGGGGCTGGACAGCACA tttggGGGCTTGGAGGCCGTGATCACGGCCGTGATGGATGAGTACCCCCAGGTCCTGGCTGGACGACGGGAGCTCTTTGTCCTTGGCCTCATCACAGTCTCTTTCCTGGGCTCCCTGAGCACCCTCACCTAC GGGGGAGCCTACGTGGTGAAGCTGCTGGAGGAGTTTGGGGctggctgctccatcctggcAGTGGTGCTCCTGGAAACCATAGCTGTGTCCTGGTTTTACG GGATACAGAGGTTCTCCCACGATGTCAAAGCTATGCTGGGCTTCACCCCGGGGCCGTTCTGGAAGCTGTGCTGGGTCGCTGTCAGTCCTGCCCTGCTAGCA TTCATAGTCATCAgttccctcctggagcagccacCGCTGACCCTCTTTGATTACCAGTACCCCGAGTGGAGCACCTTGGTGGGACACCTGATCGGAGCATCGTCCTTCATCTGCATCCCCTTCTACATGGTGTACAAGCTCGTCTGGACACCAGGGTCTCTCAAGCAG CGCCTCGCCGTCTGCATTCGACCGGAGAAGACCACACGAGCCCgccgggcagaggggctgggccTGGCACCTGTCCTGTAG
- the LOC139679831 gene encoding sodium-dependent serotonin transporter-like isoform X2, producing the protein MAEQPCPGSPGSPARQGTAPCQGNPPSPAPLSPQTHPRDKWSKKMDFLLSVIGFAVDLGNVWRFPYICYQNGGGAFLIPYTLMAVFGGVPLFYMELALGQFHRTGAIPIWKRICPIFKGIGFAICIIGLYVSFYYNTIIAWALYYFYSSFSGTLPWASCDNPWNTPDCTNYFGSSNVTWTNFSRSPAEEFYTRKVLEIQKSGGLYDIGGIHWQLLLCLFLIFAIVYFSLWKGVKTSGKVVWVTATLPYVVLFILLIRGATLPGAWRGVVFYLRPDWGKLLSTAVWVDAAAQIFFSLGPGFGVLLALASYNHFHNNCYRDALITSAVNCLTSFLSGFVIFTVLGYMAEMRDVEVEDVARDKGPSLLFITYPEAIANMVGSTFFAIIFFLMMITLGLDSTGLQPPSLLMVLQGGAYVVKLLEEFGAGCSILAVVLLETIAVSWFYGIQRFSHDVKAMLGFTPGPFWKLCWVAVSPALLAFIVISSLLEQPPLTLFDYQYPEWSTLVGHLIGASSFICIPFYMVYKLVWTPGSLKQRLAVCIRPEKTTRARRAEGLGLAPVL; encoded by the exons atggCGGAGCAGCCCTGCCCCGGTTCCCCTGGCAGCCCTGCCCGTCAAGGCACAGCCCCCTGCCAGGGTAACCCCCCCAGCCCCGCACCCCTgagcccccaaacccaccccagggACAAGTGGAGCAAAAAGATGGATTTCCTCCTCTCAGTCATCGGATTCGCCGTCGATCTGGGCAACGTCTGGCGGTTCCCGTACATCTGCTACCAGAATGGAGGGG GAGCCTTCCTCATCCCCTACACGCTGATGGCTGTTTTTGGGGGGGTGCCCCTCTTCTACATGGAGCTGGCCCTGGGGCAGTTCCACAGAACAGGTGCCATCCCCATCTGGAAGCGCATCTGCCCCATTTTTAAAG GCATTGGCTTTGCCATCTGCATCATTGGCCTCTATGTCTCCTTCTACTACAACACCATCATTGCCTGGGCTCTCTACTACTTCTACTCGTCCTTCTCGggcaccctgccctgggcaagCTGTGACAACCCCTGGAACACCCCTGACTGCACCAACTACTTTGGCAGCAGCAACGTGACCTGGACCAACTTCTCCAGGTCCCCTGCTGAGGAGTTCTACAC GAGGAAGGTCCTGGAGATCCAGAAATCTGGGGGTCTGTATGACATAGGGGGGATccactggcagctgctcctctgcctcttcctcATCTTTGCCATCGTCTACTTCAGCCTATGGAAAGGGGTGAAAACCTCTGGGAAG GTGGTGTGGGTGACAGCCACCCTGCCCTATGTGGTCCTCTTCATCCTGCTGATCCGGGGGGCCACCCTGCCTGGAGCCTGGAGAGGAGTTGTCTTCTACCTGCGTCCAGACTGGGGCAAACTCCTGAGCACCGCA GTTTGGGTTGATGCTGCTGCacagattttcttctccttgGGCCCCGGATTTGGAGTCCTCCTTGCTCTGGCCAGTTACAACCATTTCCACAACAACTGCTACCG GGATGCTCTCATCACCAGTGCAGTTAACTGCCTCACCAGCTTCCTCTCAGGCTTCGTCATCTTCACTGTGCTGGGCTACATGGCTGAGATGAGGGACGTGGAGGTGGAGGATGTCGCCAGAGATAAAG GGCCAAGCCTCCTTTTCATCACCTACCCTGAAGCCATTGCCAACATGGTGGGATCCACCTTCTTTGCCATCATCTTCTTCCTAATGATGATCACGCTGGGGCTGGACAGCACAG GTCtgcagcctccctccctcctcatgGTGCTCCAGGGGGGAGCCTACGTGGTGAAGCTGCTGGAGGAGTTTGGGGctggctgctccatcctggcAGTGGTGCTCCTGGAAACCATAGCTGTGTCCTGGTTTTACG GGATACAGAGGTTCTCCCACGATGTCAAAGCTATGCTGGGCTTCACCCCGGGGCCGTTCTGGAAGCTGTGCTGGGTCGCTGTCAGTCCTGCCCTGCTAGCA TTCATAGTCATCAgttccctcctggagcagccacCGCTGACCCTCTTTGATTACCAGTACCCCGAGTGGAGCACCTTGGTGGGACACCTGATCGGAGCATCGTCCTTCATCTGCATCCCCTTCTACATGGTGTACAAGCTCGTCTGGACACCAGGGTCTCTCAAGCAG CGCCTCGCCGTCTGCATTCGACCGGAGAAGACCACACGAGCCCgccgggcagaggggctgggccTGGCACCTGTCCTGTAG